The genomic DNA ATATATTCTATTCACTCGCCCTTTGATAAAAGAGGGTCAGGATAAGGTGGATAACATAAAAAGGAGGAATGTATGAAAAACATACTTCAGATTAATTACTGGACACTCGGTGGCTTTGAAGGAAAAACTCCTATAGAAGATGCAATAAAAGAAGTAAAGGAGATGTGCCTTGATGGTATTGAACTCACATTTGGTTCAGGAGAATTTTCTTCAGGAATAACCAGAGATAGATGTAAAGAAATTAAAAAATTTGCTGATTCCACAGGAGTGAAGATAGATACCTGTGCTACAGGAGTATACTGGGACCTCTCACTCGCTTCTCCATCAAACTCCATAAGAAAAAAGGCAATTGCCTTCACAAAAGAATATATTCAGGTTGCATCATGGGTTGGTGCTAAAATATGCCTCGTTGTTCCAGGTGCTGTTTTTGTTCCATGGGATGATAAAAAACCTGTTATTCCTTATGCAAAGGTATGGGAACTGGCAACCGCTTCAATTAAAGAACTTATTCCTTTTGCAAAAAAAGCAGGGATTATTATAGGAATAGAAAATGTATGGAACGGTTTTCTCGCGGACCCTGTTGCTATGAGGATATTTATTGACCAGTTCAAAAGTAAATACGTGGGAGTATATTTTGATATAGCAAACTGCATTATAAACGGTTTTCCTGAACACTGGATTGAGATACTGAACAAAAGAATAGTTGCCATACACATAAAAAACTTTAAAAGAAATGACTGTGCGGGTGGACTGCATGGATTTGGTGATGACCTGCTTTCTGGTGATGTAAACTTTGATGGAGTGATAAAAGCACTAAAGAAGATTAATTATAAAGGACCTCTTACTGCAGAGATGATACCTTTTTCACGGTTACCTGACCTT from bacterium includes the following:
- a CDS encoding sugar phosphate isomerase/epimerase — its product is MKNILQINYWTLGGFEGKTPIEDAIKEVKEMCLDGIELTFGSGEFSSGITRDRCKEIKKFADSTGVKIDTCATGVYWDLSLASPSNSIRKKAIAFTKEYIQVASWVGAKICLVVPGAVFVPWDDKKPVIPYAKVWELATASIKELIPFAKKAGIIIGIENVWNGFLADPVAMRIFIDQFKSKYVGVYFDIANCIINGFPEHWIEILNKRIVAIHIKNFKRNDCAGGLHGFGDDLLSGDVNFDGVIKALKKINYKGPLTAEMIPFSRLPDLVLPDTPLARDTAKKMIQIFRNR